The Candidatus Thioglobus sp. genome contains the following window.
AGCTAAAGATCCAATGGCTGTTGTAGAAATCTTAACCAACAAATTTGGTGTTAAAGATATGGATGGCGTATTAAACTACGACAATGCTAAGACTTTATACCAGTTCTGTAATGGTTCATGGTGTGGTCAGTCTCCAGCGTCAATCAATGCATTATTAACAATGGGT
Protein-coding sequences here:
- a CDS encoding rhodanese-like domain-containing protein, with product AKDPMAVVEILTNKFGVKDMDGVLNYDNAKTLYQFCNGSWCGQSPASINALLTMGYPENKIKYYRGGMNAWKSLGLTTK